A segment of the Micromonospora sediminicola genome:
GCCGCCCCGCCGACGCGGTCATCGCTGCCTGAACTGCCGGAAAGGCATCAGATGCTCTACTCGACCGCACGCGTCGTCACCGACCGCCCCCACCGCCACCTCAAGCATCTGGTCTCACACATGGGGCGCAAGGTGCCCACCAAACTCGACGAGGAACGCGGGTCCATCTCCTTCAGCGTCGGCAGCTGCCTGCTCGTGCCCTCGACCGCCCACCTCGACCTGATCGTCAGAGCCGACGCGGCGGACGACATCGCGGCGGTGGCGGACACCATCACCCGCCACCTGCTGCGATTCGCGACCAGGGATCCGCTCACCGTCGACTGGCTGCCCCTGGTGCGACCCGCCACGACCGAGGACGACGCCGCTCTCCTCACCCTCGACCGGTCGGCGTGGACCGTCGGGTCGGAACTACCCTCCACCCGCGCCGAGCAGCGAACGGCCTACTTCAACGAACGACGGAGGCCCGAAACGCACCTGGTCGCCGCGCTCGGCGGCCAGCTCGTCGGCACCGTGAGCACCCACCGGACGGTGCAGTTCCCGGAGGGGGCTCACGTCTTCGGCCTGTGGAATTTGATGGTGGCCGAGCAGGCCCGTCGTATGAGTATCGCTTCGGCCCTGCTCTCGGCCGCCGAACGTCTCGCCGGTTCACACGGTGTGAAGAAAATCGGACTGCGCGTCCTGGAGACCAACACCGGCGCCATCCGGCTCTACGAACAGCACGGTTATGTCGTCGAAGGCCGACACGCCGACGAGTTCCTGATCGACGGCGCCTACGTCGACGACATCAGCCTGGGTAAGTTGTTGGTACGGGGCTTCCACGTTTCTCCAGCCAGAGCGGAAGTGGC
Coding sequences within it:
- a CDS encoding GNAT family N-acetyltransferase; the protein is MLYSTARVVTDRPHRHLKHLVSHMGRKVPTKLDEERGSISFSVGSCLLVPSTAHLDLIVRADAADDIAAVADTITRHLLRFATRDPLTVDWLPLVRPATTEDDAALLTLDRSAWTVGSELPSTRAEQRTAYFNERRRPETHLVAALGGQLVGTVSTHRTVQFPEGAHVFGLWNLMVAEQARRMSIASALLSAAERLAGSHGVKKIGLRVLETNTGAIRLYEQHGYVVEGRHADEFLIDGAYVDDISLGKLLVRGFHVSPARAEVAS